In Salvelinus fontinalis isolate EN_2023a unplaced genomic scaffold, ASM2944872v1 scaffold_0272, whole genome shotgun sequence, a genomic segment contains:
- the LOC129845303 gene encoding hairy/enhancer-of-split related with YRPW motif protein 1-like: MRRNHNYSCSSDSELDDNIEVEKDSGDENVNLDSPHDLMSPPKTTQTQARKRRRGIIEKRRRDRINNSLTDLRRLVPSAFEKQGSSKLEKAEILQITVDHLKMIHAASGQGYFEAHARAKDYRSLGFRECLSETARYLSIMEGWNSVDPLRVRLVSHLNNYASQRDIHTVLTGHPGQLAWGSALRTPSAHLQPPLLLPLPQGRTQAPHSTSSPPSSCSIFSSMSSPCSTDTSVTSRLSVTAPSEALRVPPNDNLPLGLALPVSASKLSQPPPLLSSLSSLSAFSFSTFPLVSPAALNSAGSSTALRNQPYRPWGTEIGAF, translated from the exons ATGAGACGAAATCACAATTACAGCTGTTCGTCTGATAGCGAACTTGATGACAATATAGAagtggagaaggacagtggtGACGAAAATGT AAACCTTGACTCTCCGCATGACTTGATGTCACCCCCGAAAACCACTCAAACTCAAGCCAGAAAACGACGCAGAGGA ATTATTGAGAAACGGCGACGTGACCGAATCAACAACAGCCTGACTGATCTCAGAAGACTTGTGCCAAGTGCGTTTGAGAAGCAG GGATCGTCAAAATTGGAAAAAGCTGAAATTTTGCAGATTACTGTGGATCATTTGAAGATGATACATGCTGCCAGCGGACAAG GGTATTTTGAAGCCCACGCCCGGGCCAAGGATTACCGCAGCCTGGGCTTCAGGGAGTGTCTGTCAGAGACGGCCCGTTACCTAAGCATCATGGAGGGCTGGAATAGTGTCGACCCACTCCGCGTACGCCTGGTCTCCCACCTCAACAACTACGCCTCTCAGAGAGACATCCACACTGTATTGACTGGACACCCTGGACAACTAGCCTGGGGCTCCGCTTTGAGGACTCCCTCCGCCCACCTGCAACCCCCCCTCCTCTTACCACTCCCCCAGGGACGGACACAAGCCCCCCACAGTACCAGCAGCCCACCCTCCTCCTGCTCCATCTTCTCCTCCATGTCATCCCCCTGTTCTACTGATACCTCAGTGACCTCCAGACTCAGTGTGACGGCCCCCTCAGAGGCACTCAGGGTGCCCCCGAATGACAATCTACCCCTGGGGCTGGCCCTGCCAGTCTCAGCCTCCAAGCTCTCCCAaccaccacccctcctctcctccctctcctccctgtctgcctTCTCCTTCAGTACTTTTCCCCTAGTATCCCCGGCAGCCCTCAACTCAGCAGGCTCCTCCACAGCCCTGAGAAATCAGCCTTACAGGCCCTGGGGGACAGAGATCGGGGCCTTCTGA